The following coding sequences are from one Bradyrhizobium sp. 200 window:
- the puuE gene encoding allantoinase PuuE → MAEPAYPRDLRGYGRNPPDPQWPGRARVAVQFVVNFEEGGENNILDGDRASEAFLSDVLGAQPWPGQRHANIESMFEYGSRAGFWRLWRIFTERNLPATVFGVAMALKRNPEVVAAMKEAGWDIASHSLKWIEHKDMSESEERVEIAAAIRIHTEATGARPLGWYTGRSSINTLRLLMEAGGLLYLCDSYADDLPYWIRARGSKPHLVIPYTLDANDMRFVNPQGFGGGDEFFTYLKDSFDVLYREGEKAPKMMSVGLHCRVVGRPGRAASLMRFLDYIGKHEGVWVPTRLEIAQHWHANLAHLADNAFDIG, encoded by the coding sequence ATGGCCGAACCGGCTTACCCGCGCGATCTCCGCGGCTACGGGCGCAATCCGCCCGATCCGCAATGGCCGGGCAGGGCGCGGGTCGCAGTCCAGTTCGTGGTGAATTTCGAGGAAGGCGGCGAGAACAATATTCTCGACGGCGATCGCGCCTCCGAGGCCTTTCTGTCCGACGTATTGGGTGCCCAGCCCTGGCCCGGCCAGCGCCACGCCAATATCGAATCGATGTTCGAATATGGCTCGCGCGCCGGCTTCTGGCGGCTGTGGCGGATTTTTACCGAACGCAATCTGCCGGCGACCGTGTTCGGCGTCGCGATGGCGCTGAAGCGAAATCCGGAAGTCGTCGCCGCCATGAAGGAGGCCGGCTGGGACATCGCCAGCCACAGCCTGAAATGGATCGAGCACAAGGACATGTCGGAGTCCGAGGAGCGCGTCGAGATCGCGGCGGCGATACGCATCCACACCGAGGCGACCGGCGCGCGCCCGCTCGGCTGGTACACCGGGCGTTCCTCGATCAATACGCTGCGGCTTTTGATGGAAGCCGGCGGTTTGCTTTATCTCTGCGACTCCTACGCCGACGACCTGCCATACTGGATCAGGGCGCGCGGGTCGAAGCCGCATCTGGTCATTCCCTACACGCTCGACGCCAACGACATGCGTTTCGTGAATCCACAGGGCTTTGGCGGCGGGGATGAATTCTTCACCTATCTCAAGGACAGCTTTGATGTCCTTTACAGGGAGGGCGAAAAAGCGCCGAAGATGATGTCGGTCGGCCTGCATTGCCGGGTCGTCGGCCGTCCCGGCCGCGCGGCGTCGCTGATGCGCTTCCTCGATTATATCGGAAAGCACGAGGGCGTCTGGGTGCCGACCCGGCTGGAGATCGCGCAGCACTGGCACGCCAATCTGGCGCATCTCGCCGACAACGCATTCGATATCGGATAA
- a CDS encoding DUF3830 family protein produces the protein MSQLIVRAGEFTFEARFEEQLAPKTVAAFRKAMPFESQAIHVRWSGEGVWMPLGDLDFGVSYENHTSYPAPGQIILYPGGISETEILLAYGGVHFASKMGQLAGNHFITLTSGLENLTAFGKTVLWKGAQKIRFEEV, from the coding sequence ATGAGCCAACTGATTGTCCGTGCCGGTGAATTCACCTTCGAGGCCCGTTTCGAGGAGCAACTGGCGCCCAAGACGGTGGCGGCGTTTCGCAAGGCGATGCCGTTCGAGAGCCAGGCGATCCATGTCCGCTGGAGCGGCGAGGGTGTCTGGATGCCGCTCGGCGATCTCGATTTCGGCGTCTCCTACGAGAACCACACCAGCTATCCCGCGCCCGGCCAGATCATTCTTTATCCCGGCGGCATCAGCGAGACCGAAATCCTGCTCGCCTATGGCGGCGTGCATTTCGCGAGCAAGATGGGCCAGCTCGCCGGCAATCACTTCATCACCCTGACCTCGGGACTGGAGAACCTGACCGCGTTCGGCAAGACCGTGCTGTGGAAGGGCGCACAGAAGATCCGCTTCGAGGAAGTCTGA
- a CDS encoding carbohydrate ABC transporter permease, which produces MTGGTGGPIRRSASVRRLAAIGVTLIVLLSPFLWLLQMSFKSNDLILQFPPPLIFTPTLENYASLWQGAFPASFVNSLMSASFSTALALVLGVPAAYALSRWAGRGKHALSFAILVTRMAPPIAFTIPFFLFYRWIGLLDTVTGLVLVYTSFNLPLVIWMMQPFFETVPRSLEEAALVDGAPTRVVFLEIVLPMVAPGIAATAILCFLYAWNDFFFALILTRTNARTAPVAVVNFMNYEGWEWGKIAAGGSLVMAPVLVFSLAVRRYLVSGLTAGAVKG; this is translated from the coding sequence ATGACTGGCGGCACGGGCGGGCCTATCCGTCGTTCGGCCAGCGTTCGCCGGCTGGCGGCGATCGGTGTGACCCTGATCGTATTGCTGTCGCCGTTCCTCTGGCTCTTGCAGATGAGTTTCAAGTCCAACGACTTGATCCTGCAGTTTCCGCCGCCTTTGATCTTCACGCCGACCCTGGAGAACTACGCCTCGCTCTGGCAGGGCGCGTTCCCGGCTTCATTCGTCAACAGCCTGATGAGCGCCTCGTTCTCCACCGCGCTGGCGCTCGTTCTCGGCGTACCCGCCGCCTACGCGCTGTCGCGATGGGCGGGGCGGGGCAAGCACGCGCTGAGCTTTGCGATCCTGGTCACGCGGATGGCGCCGCCGATCGCATTCACGATTCCGTTCTTCCTGTTCTATCGCTGGATCGGACTGCTCGACACCGTCACCGGGCTGGTGCTGGTCTACACCAGCTTCAACCTGCCGCTCGTGATCTGGATGATGCAGCCGTTCTTCGAGACGGTGCCACGATCTCTGGAGGAGGCGGCGCTTGTCGACGGCGCGCCGACGCGTGTCGTCTTTCTTGAAATCGTGCTGCCGATGGTCGCGCCCGGCATCGCCGCCACCGCGATCCTGTGCTTTCTCTACGCTTGGAACGACTTCTTCTTCGCGTTGATCCTGACGCGGACCAATGCGCGCACCGCGCCCGTTGCCGTCGTCAACTTCATGAATTATGAGGGCTGGGAGTGGGGCAAGATCGCCGCCGGCGGTTCGCTGGTCATGGCGCCGGTTCTGGTTTTTTCTCTCGCGGTCCGCCGCTATCTGGTGAGCGGGCTGACGGCGGGCGCCGTAAAGGGGTAG
- a CDS encoding sugar ABC transporter permease: MSGKGLVDAERRRFNAIALAPSLIVLFAIAGLPAIYLVVTSLTPFQLVNPGSSTDFSSPLRNYRLLPGDPRFVNSLWVQAKLSFWGVLFQVLLGMLLALLLHTQSRVVEFARTFFLIPMVLPPIVVAIIWKLIYTPDISPLYYVAGLLNIAMPSLTSSVDFALTAIIIADTWEWMPFTFLMVLAALQTIPDEFSEAALVDGANRFQIFFYITLPFITPILVISGMFRLIDSVKAFPLVFLLTGGGPGSVTEVTNYYAYLLAFDFNEIGYSSAVTIVLLLLVVAVSFGVVWMGRRREALE, translated from the coding sequence TTGAGCGGAAAAGGACTGGTCGACGCCGAGCGCCGCCGCTTCAACGCTATCGCGCTCGCGCCGAGCCTGATCGTGCTGTTTGCGATCGCGGGTTTGCCCGCGATCTATCTGGTCGTGACCAGCCTGACGCCGTTCCAACTGGTCAATCCCGGCTCGTCGACCGATTTCAGTTCGCCCTTGCGCAACTATCGCCTGCTGCCGGGCGATCCTCGTTTCGTCAATTCGCTGTGGGTGCAGGCCAAGCTGTCGTTCTGGGGCGTGCTGTTCCAGGTTCTGCTCGGCATGCTGCTGGCGCTCTTGCTGCACACGCAATCGCGCGTCGTGGAATTCGCCCGCACCTTCTTCCTGATCCCGATGGTGCTGCCGCCGATCGTGGTGGCGATCATCTGGAAGCTGATCTACACGCCCGACATCAGCCCGCTCTACTACGTCGCCGGCCTGCTCAACATCGCGATGCCGTCACTCACCTCCAGCGTAGATTTTGCGCTGACCGCGATCATCATCGCCGATACCTGGGAATGGATGCCCTTCACCTTCCTGATGGTGCTGGCCGCGTTGCAGACCATTCCGGACGAATTTTCGGAAGCCGCGCTGGTCGACGGCGCCAACCGGTTTCAGATCTTCTTCTACATCACGCTGCCCTTCATCACGCCGATCCTGGTGATCTCAGGCATGTTTCGCCTGATCGACAGCGTCAAGGCGTTCCCGCTGGTGTTCCTCCTGACCGGCGGCGGGCCGGGCAGTGTCACCGAGGTGACGAACTATTACGCCTATCTGCTGGCGTTCGATTTCAACGAGATCGGCTATTCCAGCGCAGTCACGATCGTGCTGCTGCTGCTCGTCGTGGCGGTCAGCTTTGGTGTGGTGTGGATGGGCCGGCGCCGGGAGGCCCTGGAATGA